One segment of Plasmodium vivax chromosome 14, whole genome shotgun sequence DNA contains the following:
- a CDS encoding hypothetical protein, conserved (encoded by transcript PVX_100850A), with amino-acid sequence MALIFKNIPNFSLRFLSMVAGALMITGGILNVFNLFQTVINLYIICSGILLILCDVKTFNFYRHIEFLFTVVGRSLYMLIIASILINKGFLSLLIGITIIVISFLYVTLGYFNGIPVPLLDKHNHMGSYQDQKNNVRSTCSMETRDGFN; translated from the exons aTGGCACTGATATTTAAGAACATACCCAACTTCAGCTTGCGCTTTTTGTCGATGGTTGCAG gcgcGCTCATGATCACCGGCGGCATCCTGAACGTCTTCAACCTGTTCCAAACGGTGATAAACCTGTACATCATCTGCTCAGGCATCCTCTTAATCCTATGCGACGTTAAGACATTCAATTTCTATCGGCACATCGAATTCTTATTCACAGTAGTTGGTAGAAGCCTATACATGCTCATAATAGCCTCCATCCTGATTAACAAGGGTTTTTTGAGCTTACTCATAGGCATTACTATCATtgtcatttcgtttttgtaTGTAACTTTGGGTTATTTTAACGGAATACCAGTTCCCCTCTTGGATAAACATAACCACATGGGGAGTTACCAAGATCAGAAGAACAACGTCCGAAGTACTTGCTCCATGGAGACAAGGGATGGCTTCAATTAG
- a CDS encoding calcyclin binding protein, putative (encoded by transcript PVX_100855A) has product MESPQVAELNEDIVELNKLLAQAVRENVKEKIKKCIENTTVEIAKLKLEESQTPNKITEKNTPLNDSNISYNSVQSFAWNQEGNKVTVFLTVKDIHTIDKEKISAEFNERNFEVKMHQVNKKNYRFCVKKLHEKIVPGKCSFKVKKDALHVYLIKQDQKYWDNLHFKESPMSKIRAPKMDEQAEPSTMLMNMMKQLYQEGDSDMKRTIAKAWCEANEKKSDFSVPNF; this is encoded by the coding sequence ATGGAGTCTCCCCAAGTGGCCGAGCTGAACGAAGACATCGTGGAGCTGAACAAGTTGCTGGCCCAGGCAGTGcgagaaaatgtgaaagaaaaaataaaaaaatgtatagaaaACACAACAGTAGAAATAGCAAAACTGAAGCTGGAAGAAAGTCAAACGCCAAACAAAAtaacggaaaaaaataccccccTAAATGATAGCAACATTTCGTATAACTCTGTCCAATCCTTCGCATGGAATCAGGAGGGAAATAAAGTTACCGTTTTTTTGACCGTAAAAGATATACACACCATTGATAAGGAGAAAATCTCCGCAGAATTTAACGAAAGAAATTTTGAAGTTAAAATGCACcaggtgaacaaaaaaaattatcgtttctgtgtaaaaaaattacatgaaaaaattgtgccagGCAAATGCTCTTTTAAAGTTAAGAAAGACGCTCTCCATGTGTACTTAATAAAACAGGACCAGAAGTATTGGGACAATTTGCATTTCAAGGAGTCCCCCATGTCAAAAATTCGAGCGCCCAAAATGGACGAGCAGGCCGAACCCTCCACCATGCTCATGAACATGATGAAGCAGCTGTACCAGGAGGGGGACAGCGACATGAAGAGGACCATCGCAAAGGCTTGGTGCGAGGCCAACGAGAAGAAGTCCGATTTTTCCGTCCCCAATTTTTGA
- a CDS encoding hypothetical protein, conserved (encoded by transcript PVX_100860A) codes for MKANLSPSLRQEIALCNKQKSNKRCLLISLNSKFQFTLEGCTEQRENPSDDLEGIKCLLSDELAFLLYNAAVFTARCKWVLILWAPDKSVATELGKQNESAQSIEGEKKYTQVTQLNRLIYCSLKNNLLHYVDDDRDVPLEEVHTFEQLERCIRVSLGNDTLGNRLTEVSTNQMCRGSAVPHASVTNYLHSYYSLNEQMKRCCDGLNDEGDGLSNHLDLLAKESNTCVVLLTIDVSSSKLESRFESIETVESFLHLTKELHIFYALYKTSDTFTCFYLCHGDRSTTREKFVYSLFKPHLMQILKKKNIHIFLSVEMGKLKHLVDFIRGDITTKREVPIKNAPLDTAPIMKKSTKEWTLVGKKNSYSCAEIPVEKELLPIGENHSVSRKGKTNDQSGDGPKVHKKASFTSRANKLLTLKGETKHNTPQIEQPNSGKTNKVAHAPLGKGKQTSTSTSNGENIGPKLLKKWPLSKSHHLKKKTSFTNDGEKTFTVRKKREPSPEIVHTKSLTLHKGSSTSVELKKSPSLAKQKSLQLDKRKTLTRRLKGRSGASEK; via the exons atgaaggcgaATTTAAGCCCCTCCCTCCGGCAGGAAATCGCCCTATGCAATAAGCAAAAGAGCAACAAGCGATGTCTCCTCATTTCGCTCAACAGCAAAT TTCAATTCACGCTGGAAGGCTGCACAGAGCAAAGGGAAAACCCGAGCGACGATTTGGAAGGCATAAAATGCCTATTAAGTGACGAGCTTGCGTTCCTACTATACAACGCTGCGGTGTTTACGGCTAGATGCAAATGGGTGCTTATTTTGTGGGCCCCCGACAAATCAGTAGCAACCGAATtggggaagcaaaatgaatcTGCTCAGAGCatcgaaggagaaaaaaaatacacccaAGTGACACAGCTGAATAGGTTAATTTATtgctctttaaaaaataaccttCTGCATTATGTGGACGATGATAGGGACGTGCCCCTGGAGGAAGTGCACACTTTTGAGCAGCTGGAAAGGTGCATAAGGGTTAGTCTCGGCAATGATACGCTTGGCAACCGCCTAACCGAAGTGAGCACTAATCAAATGTGTAGGGGAAGTGCAGTGCCCCATGCCAGCGTTACGAATTACCTGCACAGTTATTACTCTCTAAATGAGCAAATGAAACGGTGCTGTGACGGCTTAAATGACGAAGGTGATGGCTTGTCTAACCACCTCGATTTGCTCGCCAAGGAGAGCAACACCTGCGTCGTTTTGCTCACCATAGATGTGAGCAGCTCCAAATTGGAGAGCCGTTTTGAGAGCATAGAAACAGTCGAGTCGTTTCTCCACCTAACAAAGGAgctacacattttttatgccctTTACAAGACGTCCGACACGTTCACCTGCTTCTACCTCTGCCATGGTGACCGGTCCACCACGAGAGAAAAGTTCGTCTACTCTTTGTTCAAACCACACTTGAtgcaaattttgaaaaaaaaaaatattcacatttttttgagtGTCGAAATGGGGAAGCTTAAACATCTGGTAGACTTTATCCGAGGGGACATTACCACGAAGAGGGAAGTTCCCATAAAAAATGCACCACTTGACACGGCTCCCATAATGAAGAAGAGCACAAAGGAGTGGACCTTGGTTGGGAAAAAGAACTCCTATAGCTGTGCAGAGATCCCTGTGGAGAAGGAGTTACTTCCCATTGGGGAAAATCATTCCGTTAGcagaaaggggaagacgaaTGATCAATCGGGGGATGGCCCAAAGGTGCATAAGAAGGCCTCGTTTACATCTAGGGCAAATAAATTGCTAACCCTAAAGGGGGAGACTAAGCACAACACCCCACAGATAGAGCAACCCAATtcgggaaaaacaaataaagtAGCACATGCACCTTtagggaaaggaaaacaaacgAGTACCTCCACATCTAACGGCGAAAATATCGGACCAAAGTTACTCAAAAAATGGCCCCTATCAAAATCGcaccatttgaaaaaaaaaacctcctTCACAAATGACGGGGAGAAAACATTCacggtgagaaaaaaaagagaacccTCCCCTGAAATCGTTCATACCAAATCGTTGACCCTCCACAAGGGGTCGTCCACCTCCGttgagttaaaaaaatcgccCTCCTTGGCTAAACAAAAATCGCTGCAACTGGACAAGAGAAAGACCCTAACCAGAAGGCtcaaagggagaagcggtgctTCAGAAAAGTGA
- a CDS encoding cell cycle control protein, putative (encoded by transcript PVX_100865A) — protein MTKGDSKRKRKGSDSSREGHSSVKGAKQRRGRSPFPSSDDDRSKGERTKRKAVKSRSSSDESEEGERKIATSLNKTKRDKRRRITQKKKSPHRLEEHYTSSSDASSPRRGNSSSVGRKRGRKKAKVGHFRSGDEYSSVDSEDNSSQGGSPSTPDSSADNASVSGASGSSGRNQGKRRGKFVREKRGGNRHKRVEVGEAEEVDEAGEAEEGDSQARGGRKTRRDVRERMTETKKEKRKGRNKSSSAPSEDSDECAPHAKGRRQSREDERGGKRGTRAKDKQKSTDEGHQRKELEKGKAKNGNSKRKRHRSGSSSHHSRSSASGRSEAKKRIRPNEGRSDKRENRRSASASSGDTVMGRKMTKRGETNDSGRDRKKDREDHVPHAKKERHDDKEPKRGKRRRGERSESSSLGSERGGSGQDSSPRRKKGGSSARSDESRGSRHSGEGTSSSGSSGSSGSSGSSGSGGKRSEEDSVSCSVSSAESSSASGPGEGRKRKRGPKAGEGKARPEEGARGKHDQKHSFKPLNSLDPLDPLNPLDPLDPLDPLNPLAEEEQGDLEINEELIEYAKQKIANVTTEDIGRAGGVYIPPFKLERLKKEVTNKKSALFQKQEWLKLKKKINNIVNKVNVDNIGDVCYELFECNLIRGKGIFSRALIHAQLSSPAFTHVFAALLSIVNSKFPTIGLLTIQRIILHFRRSYKRNDKIVCLNSVKFIAHMINQRVIHEVVGLQLCSILLQNITNDSVQVCTFFLAEVGQLYMNICRKGIDIIFDRLKDILQEGKINIKTQYDIEKLWTYRKNYFADFPTVLEDLDLIDEEEKIVHEIDLLDETFENQEELNIFREVPHEQYEEENAEWDSIANELLHGDASGGGGRRGRGRSEESGGSDGSDERDGSDQSDQSDQSDQSDQSSTDSENDPRGGSGGSGGDDDPDEADDPAKDEITDMTEQYLINLRKNVYLSIMSSLSFEECVHKLLKLNIKKGYEIEICNMLIDCCCMEKTFQKFYALQAERLCKLKSIYQENFQKCFQNSYSTAHRLETAKLRNCAKLFAHLLYTDAVSWSIFLNIKLSEEDTTSSTRIFLKILLQELTNNLGMQAFYHKINHPAISPFMAGLFPTDNAQDMRFCVNFFTAIGLGALTAPMRKLLQG, from the coding sequence ATGACTAAGGGGGATTCcaagagaaagagaaagggAAGTGATAGTAGCAGGGAAGGCCACAGCAGTGTAAAGGGGGCAAAGCAGCGGAGAGGAAGATCCCCATTTCCCTCTAGTGATGATGATAGAAGCAAAGGAGAAaggacaaaaaggaaagccgTAAAGAGTAGGTCTTCCTCCGATGAATCGGAAGAAGGGGAGAGGAAAATTGCCACATCACTTAACAAAACTAAACGAGACAAAAGAAGGAGGataactcaaaaaaaaaaatcaccacACCGTTTGGAGGAGCATTACACTAGTAGCAGCGATGCATCCTCCCCAAGGAGAGGGAACTCCAGCTCGGTAGGAAGAAAgagagggaggaagaaggcaaAAGTGGGCCACTTCAGGAGTGGGGATGAATACAGTAGCGTTGATTCAGAGGATAATTCGTCTCAAGGGGGAAGCCCCAGCACCCCCGATTCGAGCGCTGACAATGCGTCCGTCAGTGGTGCAAGCGGCAGTAGTGGAAGAAATCAGGGTAAGCGAAGGGGCAAGTTtgtgagagaaaaaaggggagggaacCGCCACAAAAGGGTAGAAGtgggagaagcggaagaagtaGACGAAGCaggcgaagcggaagagggcGACTCACAAGCCAGAGGTGGCCGCAAAACCCGCCGCGACGTCAGAGAAAGGATGACGGAgacgaagaaggaaaaacgtAAGGGGAGAAATAAATCGAGCAGCGCTCCGTCAGAGGATTCCGATGAATGTGCTCCCCATGCGAAGGGAAGGAGGCAGTCAAGGGAAGACgagagaggaggaaaaaggggcacacgcGCAAAGGATAAACAGAAATCAACTGATGAGGGGCACCAGAGGAAGGAACTTgagaaaggaaaagcgaaaaacGGGAATAGCAAAAGGAAGCGACACCGTAGCGGCAGCAGTAGCCACCACAGCCGTAGCAGTGCCAGCGGAAGGTCGGAggcgaaaaaacgaattcgCCCGAATGAGGGGCGAAGCGATAAGAGAGAAAATAGGAGAAGCGCGTCCGCCAGCTCGGGGGACACTGTCATGGGGCGAAAAATGACCAAACGTGGCGAAACTAATGACTCAGGGAGGGATAGGAAGAAGGATAGGGAGGACCACGTGCcgcatgcaaaaaaggaaagacaTGATGATAAGGAGcccaagagggggaaaagaagaaggggtGAACGGTCGGAATCGTCCAGCTTGGGAAGCgaacgaggaggaagcgggCAGGATTCGTCGCCCCGCCGCAAAAAAGGCGGTTCCTCAGCTCGTTCAGATGAATCGCGGGGGAGCCGTCACTCCGGGGAAGGGACCAGCAGCAGTGGTAGCAGTGGTAGCAGTGGtagcagcggcagcagcggTAGCGGTGGAAAGCGTAGCGAGGAAGACTCGGTGAGCTGCTCGGTGAGTAGCGCGGAGAGCAGCTCGGCGAGCGGCCCTGGtgaggggaggaagcggaaaaggGGGCCCAAAGCGGGTGAGGGGAAGGCCCGCCCGGAGGAGGGAGCGCGCGGCAAACACGACCAGAAGCATTCGTTCAAGCCGCTCAATTCGCTCGACCCGCTCGACCCGCTCAACCCGCTCGATCCGCTCGATCCGCTCGATCCGCTCAACCCGCtcgcggaggaggagcagggCGACCTCGAAATCAATGAGGAGCTAATCGAATACGCGAAGCAGAAAATCGCGAACGTGACGACGGAGGACATAGGAAGGGCGGGGGGAGTGTACATCCCGCCCTTCAAGTTGGAGAGGCTGAAGAAGGAGGTGACGAACAAGAAGAGCGCCCTCTTCCAGAAGCAAGAATGgctcaaattaaaaaaaaaaattaacaacatAGTGAATAAGGTAAACGTAGACAATATAGGAGACGTGTGTTACGAACTTTTCGAGTGCAATTTGATCCGAGGGAAGGGCATATTCAGTCGAGCACTGATCCATGCGCAGCTAAGTTCCCCAGCATTTACCCACGTCTTTGCAGCTCTGTTGAGCATCGTCAATTCCAAGTTCCCAACCATAGGGTTACTCACCATACAGAGGATCATTCTACATTTTAGGAGGTCCTACAAGAGAAACGATAAAATTGTGTGCCTCAATAGTGTAAAATTTATTGCCCATATGATTAACCAGAGAGTCATTCATGAAGTCGTGGGTCTACAGCTTTGCTCCAttcttttgcaaaacataACGAATGACTCCGTGCAGGTGTGTACCTTCTTCTTGGCAGAAGTTGGGCAGCTATACATGAACATATGTAGAAAAGGAATTGACATAATTTTCGACCGACTGAAGGATATTTTACAAGAGGGGAAGATTAACATAAAGACGCAGTATGATATTGAAAAGCTGTGGACCTATAGGAAGAATTATTTTGCAGACTTTCCTACCGTGCTGGAGGATCTAGATCTTAttgatgaagaggagaagatCGTGCACGAAATTGACCTCCTGGATGAGACGTTTGAGAACCAGGAGGAGCTGAACATCTTTAGGGAAGTGCCCCACGAGCAGTACGAGGAGGAGAACGCCGAGTGGGACAGCATCGCCAATGAGTTGCTGCACGGGGATGCCTCcggcgggggggggcgccgCGGGAGAGGGAGGAGCGAGGAAAGCGGTGGAAGTGACGGAAGTGACGAACGCGACGGAAGCGACCAAAGCGACCAAAGCGACCAAAGCGACCAAAGCGACCAAAGCAGCACCGACTCGGAGAACGACCCacgcgggggaagcggcggaagcgGCGGCGATGACGACCCCGATGAGGCAGACGACCCGGCAAAGGACGAAATAACAGATATGACCGAGCAGTACCTCATCAATTTGAGGAAAAACGTCTACCTTTCGATCATGTCCTCCCTTAGCTTCGAAGAATGCGTCCACAAGCTACTCAAactgaacataaaaaaagggtacgAAATAGAAATATGCAACATGCTGATCGACTGCTGCTGCATGGAAAAGACTTTCCAAAAGTTCTATGCCCTCCAGGCAGAAAGGTTATGTAAACTCAAAAGTATTTATcaagaaaatttccaaaaatgcTTCCAAAATTCGTATAGTACTGCCCACAGGCTGGAGACAGCCAAATTGAGGAACTGCGCCAAGTTATTTGCCCATTTGCTCTACACCGATGCTGTGTCTTGGAGCATTTTCCTTAACATAAAACTGTCCGAGGAAGACACTACGTCGTCCACCAGAattttcctcaaaattttattgcaGGAGTTGACCAACAATTTGGGCATGCAGGCATTTTACCATAAAATTAACCATCCCGCCATTTCGCCCTTCATGGCCGGCTTATTCCCCACGGACAACGCTCAGGACATGCGCTTCTGCGTGAACTTCTTCACGGCCATCGGCTTGGGCGCCCTCACCGCCCCCATGCGCAAGCTGCTCCAGGGGTGA
- a CDS encoding hypothetical protein, conserved (encoded by transcript PVX_100870A) produces the protein MKLNYGEKKTLLENLTNRMIKIEQAIGSIKFYEKGSGAKRLRKDGTSFGSVKAVEGGEKDFLNKPLVSFDDDGDGHRDGHRDDHRDDHRDDHRDDHRDDHRDDHRDDHHDDHRDDDEGLRAEPSREDEEDYNEIRSRLENVSTDLLGAHKDEVVELIKKHGHKNSVAVHICTIKLILQQIAKEFLHDIYTQYNDFYIYIHSNSILDVYNTFEYKRNIILSHLDFMKTYSQQVQKIMQLKENINSYKMSETELHLERLHRIEQKNEALFARIAAVNASLEDLACKYALMTQAKCTLR, from the exons atgaaattaaactacggagagaaaaaaacccTTTTGGAAAACCTCACCAATAGGATGATCAAAATAGAACAAGCTATAGGCagcataaaattttacgaaaaggGGAGCGGCGCGAAAAGGCTTCGTAAAGATGGGACATCATTTGGCAGTGTGAAAGCGGTcgaagggggagagaaggACTTTCTTAATAAGCCTCTTGTCAGTTTTGATGACGACGGTGATGGGCACCGGGATGGGCACCGTGACGACCACCGTGACGACCACCGTGACGACCACCGTGACGACCACCGTGACGACCACCGTGACGACCACCGTGACGACCACCATGACGACCACCGTGATGATGATGAGGGACTGCGAGCTGAGCCAAGCAgagaagacgaagaggacTACAATGAAATAAGGTCCCGCTTGGAAAACGTATCGACGG ACCTCCTCGGCGCGCACAAAGACGAGGTGGTAGAACTGATTAAGAAGCACGGGCACAAGAACAGCGTGGCCGTCCACATTTGCACCATCAAGTTGATTCTGCAGCAGATCGCGAAGGAGTTCCTCCACGACATCTATACGCAGT ACAACGACTTCTACATCTACATCCACAGCAACAGCATCCTCGATGTGTATAATACGTTCGAGTACAAGCGGAACATCATTTTGTCTCACCTGGATTTTATGAAAACTTACAGCCAGCAGgttcaaaaaattatgcagctgaaggaaaatataaacagcTACAAAATGTCGG AAACGGAGCTGCACCTGGAGAGGTTGCACAgaattgaacaaaaaaacgaagccCTCTTTGCGCGAATCGCCGCAGTGAACGCCTCCCTGGAGGACTTGGCGTGCAAGTACGCCCTGATG ACACAAGCCAAATGTACCTTAAGGTGA